A single Drosophila miranda strain MSH22 chromosome XR, D.miranda_PacBio2.1, whole genome shotgun sequence DNA region contains:
- the LOC108153218 gene encoding transmembrane protein 11 homolog, mitochondrial isoform X2 produces the protein MVSRGVESTSKVPTFHVIREVYDSSNAHERFEAELEKALEAKVAGFGLVIVCINRPWPPELCRL, from the exons ATGGTTAGCAGAGGCGTAGAAAG TACGAGTAAAGTGCCGACATTCCATGTCATAAGGGAGGTATACGACAGCTCCAACGCCCATGAGCGTTTCGAGGCAGAGCTGGAGAAGGCGCTGGAAGCCAAG GTCGCTGGATTTGGGTTGGTAATTGTTTGCATAAATCGGCCGTGGCCACCGGAGCTGTGTCGCTTGTAG
- the LOC108153218 gene encoding transmembrane protein 11 homolog, mitochondrial isoform X1, translating into MVSRGVESTSKVPTFHVIREVYDSSNAHERFEAELEKALEAKVDFIIIEPPRLGDETGRWIWVGNCLHKSAVATGAVSLVASLLWHDRPIVAVPICGLSLFCAGLYTVSWNSDPCCQYQVENNDTVLEKLPLTDVSSPVILGYEPNSKTKYLQRGVTFLSAALCAWQIWRSYK; encoded by the exons ATGGTTAGCAGAGGCGTAGAAAG TACGAGTAAAGTGCCGACATTCCATGTCATAAGGGAGGTATACGACAGCTCCAACGCCCATGAGCGTTTCGAGGCAGAGCTGGAGAAGGCGCTGGAAGCCAAGGTAGACTTTATTATCATTGAACCGCCGCGCCTGGGCGACGAAACAG GTCGCTGGATTTGGGTTGGTAATTGTTTGCATAAATCGGCCGTGGCCACCGGAGCTGTGTCGCTTGTAGCTAGTTTGCTGTGGCACGATAGGCCCATTGTTGCGGTCCCCATCTGTGGACTCTCGCTCTTCTGCGCGGGCCTGTACACGGTATCCTGGAATTCGGATCCTTGTTGTCAATATCAG GTGGAGAACAACGACACCGTTTTAGAGAAGCTGCCACTTACAGATGTATCCTCGCCTGTGATCCTGGGCTATGAGCCCAACTCAAAAACCAAATACTTGCAACGCGGCGTCACCTTCCTGTCGGCTGCGCTGTGCGCTTGGCAAATCTGGCGGTCATATAAGTAG